One Mastacembelus armatus chromosome 10, fMasArm1.2, whole genome shotgun sequence DNA window includes the following coding sequences:
- the gpr101 gene encoding probable G-protein coupled receptor 101, with product MSSSQALSMHTNYTNVPWEPGSIGSSQDPVWSSIVNSVVKMVLISVIVCVSLFGNVVVLLVFQRKPQLLHVANRFVLNLLLADLLQTILVMPFAIAATVPGVWPLDARLCQALVVLMHLFAFAGVNTIIVVSVDRYLAIIHPLSYPTRMTPHLGTNLIICTWVLSFLQSTPPLYGWGAIDFDRHHNLCSVVWSSSLSYSAVVSTFSFWLPVLIMLGCYWMVFRAARRQNALVHPIQTQSSSQPCPQDFQGPSSPQQQPQAQQGSSPDGPYSARGCSVRVKHRRFHYHCKAARVVFVIMASYILSMGPYTILNTISMSNRAAVPPWLSSLALVLFFLQCCLHPYIYGYMHRSVRKEFLALLYGLFCKQGRPSQSSAVESCFTTTEGRSGARPHLPSLAARVLPLRTWAECTTSSSPTFERKSRDSCKETTSTSVSSERELTVQSKQST from the coding sequence ATGTCGAGCTCTCAGGCACTCAGTATGCACACAAATTACACTAATGTTCCCTGGGAGCCCGGTTCCATTGGTTCCAGTCAGGACCCAGTGTGGTCCTCCATAGTCAACAGTGTGGTGAAGATGGTGCTCATATctgttattgtttgtgtgtcattgttTGGGAATGTGGTGGTTCTGCTGGTGTTCCAAAGGAAGCCTCAGCTCCTTCATGTGGCAAATCGCTTCGTCCTCAACCTCCTCTTGGCAGACCTACTCCAGACAATATTAGTTATGCCCTTTGCCATTGCAGCGACCGTGCCAGGCGTGTGGCCGCTGGATGCCAGACTGTGCCAGGCCCTGGTGGTGCTGATGCACCTTTTTGCTTTTGCTGGGGTCAACACAATTATAGTTGTCTCTGTGGATCGCTACCTGGCAATCATCCACCCCTTGTCCTATCCCACACGTATGACTCCACACTTGGGCACCAACCTAATCATCTGCACATGGGTGCTCAGCTTCCTGCAGAGTACACCACCACTGTATGGCTGGGGGGCCATTGATTTTGACCGCCATCACAATTTGTGCTCAGTGGTGTGGTCGTCTAGCCTGTCCTACTCTGCTGTAGTGTCCACTTTCTCTTTTTGGCTCCCTGTGCTCATCATGCTCGGCTGTTACTGGATGGTGTTCAGAGCAGCTCGGAGACAGAACGCTCTTGTGCACCCCATACAGACACAATCATCCTCCCAACCCTGCCCACAGGACTTCCAGGGACCCAGcagtccacagcagcagccccaAGCCCAGCAAGGAAGTTCACCTGACGGTCCCTACTCAGCCAGAGGATGCTCTGTTCGAGTTAAGCACAGACGCTTCCACTACCACTGCAAGGCTGCCCGTGTAGTTTTTGTGATCATGGCTTCATATATTCTTAGCATGGGGCCTTACACCATACTGAATACTATATCTATGAGCAACAGAGCTGCTGTACCACCCTGGCTGTCCTCCCTTGCCCTTGTACTCTTCTTCTTACAGTGCTGCCTACACCCTTACATTTATGGTTACATGCACCGTAGTGTGAGGAAGGAGTTCCTAGCTTTACTCTATGGGCTATTCTGCAAACAAGGCCGTCCCAGCCAGAGTTCTGCTGTGGAGAGCTGCTTCACTACTACAGAGGGTCGCTCAGGGGCCCGCCCTCACCTGCCCAGCCTTGCTGCCAGAGTCCTCCCTCTTCGGACTTGGGCAGAATGCACAACATCCTCTTCTCCCACTTTTGAGAGGAAGTCAAGGGACAGTTGTAAAGAAACGACCTCTACCAGTGTCAGCTCTGAGAGGGAGCTCACAGTCCAGAGCAAACAAAGCACATAA